One Salvia miltiorrhiza cultivar Shanhuang (shh) chromosome 6, IMPLAD_Smil_shh, whole genome shotgun sequence genomic window, TAGATTGAtatgcgagagagagagagggggagagagagattcAAACAAATATACCTTATACAATATTGTGTGGGGGCAGGTGTGTCATTTTCGAAacaatagtatatatatatacactactAGAGAATAAAACACCAAAGTAGGATAACACTACAGTTGTTCATGTGGGTGTGGGGCGTTGGAATTtggattaaattaaaatttcggCTTCAAAATCTGGAAAAAGGACAAATTCAACTCCCTATTAAACAATTGGCATTGCAGATCTAGAGATCATTGATGTGCTCACGTTGCCAAGATTGGATTCCCTCTAAACTATTTTTTAAATCCATTTTTATCTATTCCCGGAAAGCTAATGACCAAACATCCTAGCAAAGACATCACAAttgtttgtttcttttttttttgctgcTCATATTGTGCTTccgaataaataaaaaattgtggtTGTAATGGAAAACATTATTCAATTATGCCGTACATGATCAAATTGTCTTACTACAGAGCACATCAATTATCTTCTTGCCCAATAATTTGTATAATTCAATACTCAATGAAAATTTAAGTAcaattataactttttaatacGATGTGTTTATATAATTACCTTtactattaatatttatttgagtGAATTCGAAAAGAGATAACCTTACACAGGTCACTAACTAATTACTGAATCAAGTTCtctatattattataatagACCATCTGAAAAAGCATATTATCTTTGTCCAATTTcgtattttgaaacaaaaatatCCATTGTGTACATGCCAAAGGAATCATAGTGTTACggaataattaaatataacaaTTAAGAATCATTATGAGATATTGACGAAACTACTGAAAAGAAGCGGATATATATCCATACAGTCGTTTCAGCTTTTATTTCCAGAAATAATTGATCTTAGCTGGCTAATTATAGGATGATTGCAActtctaataatttattttgaggCTTCTAATAATTAAGCCAATAATTTCCCATAATTTACCTAAAAAACAAATGATAGAGACCTTTATGGGGTCAAAAAATCACGATTGTCCGCCTTAGGTAAACTAACCCGATTTActtattttacataatttgaACTGCTAAATTACAGGTTAACTAAAACATAATTGATGGTCACGTCATGTATGTACAAAATCATGTGTTATGATCTACACGATATATATCTTTTATCTCAAAACTTGTTTAGTGCTCTCCTTAAATACGACACGTCGAGTCAATATTTATCAGAATTAGccatttatataatataattataattttaaattaagataCTATTGATGAGACAGTTTTACACAGAGCCTCTCTCTAAAATTAAGTGACACTATCCATATGGGAGAGGATCAATTTTTTTCCTATGTTAATTAACTAAAAATTAATCTGAACCATTAATCTTCGTATGATTTTGCAATTGTCGTAAAAagtagtaatatatatatatatatatacaaaaatattattttttctgtcccattttctattttgggttgtccggTTAAGAATGTCGCTTACTTTACATCTTTATCACATAATTCTTTTTTGAGATATTTCAAATAGGAGAGAGGGACTGATATACATGTATACACACAATTAGTAAGAAGGAGATAAGTTTTGATAAGCATATAAGAAAGGAGACGACGATACCCGGGAGAGGAGGCAGATCATGGATTGCATCTGGTTCCTCCCAACAGAATCTCCGACGAAGGCCAAGGACTTGCCGCGGACGATATCGAGGAACTGGAAGGGGTTGAACAACGGCAAATCGCAGCCGTCGGGCTTCCACCTCCACTTCATGAACTCGGAATCGGGGCGTCCATATTTCATGCAGTTTTGGTGCTCGTGGATAGCCCAGCACGTCTTGTTCGTGTAATACGGGGCCTCCGGGTTCCGGATCCATTCGCCGCTGAAGATATCACATTTCTCGCGGCTGTCGATTATCTTGATATCTTGTGCGGGAGGATTATTGTTGGGAGGCGTCGATGGCGGAGAAGAGTAGCGAGGCGGCCCGGCGTTGTTTACGCGGATTGCTATCACGACTATTATCGCTGCCGCTGTTAGTATCCAAATGATTTTTGTTCTTCTTTTCAGATTACGGGCTTTTCGGAAGGGGTGAAGCTCCATGCTTTTGGAGCGAATGAGTAGTTGGGAAATGCCTTGAGCAAGAAAGATGGCCGGGCTTTGTTTgtatatatgagagagagagagagagcgtggtTTGGTTGTGTTttggaaaataattaaaatagtatCGGGAGGTCGCTGTAGACGAGTTTTCATTAGCAggaattttgtataattttttctaatttttcggcttataattaattagagcttCGGATTGTATTTTGTGATATAATTAGTAGGGCATGCGATTGAACAAGTTGAACTAATTACTTGGAATAACATGGCATATTTTTGACTTTAATGTAGTAGCACTTAATTAAGCGCGAGGACGCAATTAATCAAAATGATTTTGGACGACTTGGCAAATTATTGGATTTATATCATGTTTGAGCTCGAGAAAAAGGCAAAACAAATCCATGAAGCCTTGACGAAAGAATTGGAggtaaattattaattttaattgtgaaaagagaaaagaaaatctATGTTTGTTTAAATTCTTGAAGAACACAAATATAAAGAGTGAGTTCAAATGAAGAACACAAAATTCCTTTGTGTTAATAATTTGCACGGTTGGCATATTTTGTCTTTACTGTTTTGCAAAACTAACATTTTTGTCTCTAACAAGTTACAGGGCTGCATGGCAGCGCTGAAATACTTTCTCTGTAGGCATCGCTAAAATACTTGGTCTCTTTATTGTGAAGTCCTTTTCCTATATTATGTTATGGTataaaaacttttcatcttaaATCATGAGTTGCAAGAAATCATGTATGCTTAGCGGACTCGGGAGAGCAGCACATCGCTGACTTTACACAATACACCACTAGTTGAACACGAAGAAAGACACACACTACAACAAAATTCACCTATTAGGACTTTCATGAGAGTCCTATTATATGGTATAATAGGACTTTCACTACTATAGGACTTTCCTTAGGAGAGTCCTATTTGCGCTAGTCACTATATGTGTAAAAGGACACTCACCATAATAGGATGCTCAAGAAAGTCCTATTAGAGGATGCCTGAAAACTCATTTTTGTGACGCTTAGAAGTGTCCTAATAACTTAGTGTCATCTATAGCCTATATATTATGTATTGTTTTACAAATTCTAGTTTAAATTAGATTAATGTTACAGTCTATATAATTACAAATGTTGTCTAATCATACATATATAAAGATTAATTGTAATCATATAAATATTGCTAAATTCATGAATATTTTCCATCCGAGTTCGTTGCAAAACAACAAAATTTAAGAATTTATGAAACACAACTCCTCCACCACTCTTGTGTgtacaaaaatttaaaacaagCATGAAGAATCTTTAACATGTCTTCAACTCTATCTCCAACCGAGCAACCCTCTCCTCGGCCAACTGCTTCTCCAGCCTCATAATGCACTCCCCCAACCTCAACTCGACCTtcaataaaatatcatttcACAGTTAGATTGATATCACAATGAGGATGGAGAATCATTAACATGTCTTTGGAGTTAGGATAAAATTAAACACTAATTATGATTGTCATACAACTTTAATTGTAGACATCTTTGTTTCTGGGAGGATTCACCTTTAGATGATGATATGTCTCAGCTCCTATCTGCAATGCCTTCTCAAACTTTTTTGCCCCAACACGAAGGATCATGATTTCCTGATCACATTTAGCAAAAAAATTCAGTCACACAAGGCGTTAAAGGCTCATAAATATATTGGATAGAATGTCTTTTAATAGAATAAAGTTCAAAACATAGAATATCACTCTCCTATCGTCTCATATATTAAAGATAGGTTATAGcaaagggattaattaagtgaccttttaaattttttatcacTATAAATTGTGGCATAATCAGATACATGCGCACATCCATGCTTTGGATTCTAGTTGTAACTATAATAACAAATTAATAACTAATCAATCTTGAACATATCACGACTCTTGCATCAACAGAGTCCATTTAACAAAGAAGGGAGTACTGGGACATGACACATTTAATCCATTAAACAATCCACATTGGAATAATTACCAATACGGGCTAAGCCATCTTTATAATAAGCTGGGTGTTTTTAGATAAAAGATTAGTTCAAATAAGTATGTAAATATCTGATGACATGAATAAACTCAACGACAGATTTATATTACCTGAATGGCAAGATTGTTCCCAGCATGGTTTCCGCCACCTGTGAGAGTGAAAGCTGGAACAAGAAGGTGATAACTTGTTTTGCTAGCTAAATCGGCAATGTGTTTGTATAATGGGACCTGCATAGATTTTTTGAATCAAAACAAGATTTATGTTGTGTAACATTAAGTTGCTATATGAGTCAGGAATTATACCTCTTTTTCAGCTACCCCTGCTCTGCAAGCAGCCATTGAGACTGCTAGAATTGCATTTGCCCCAAGTTCACCCTATCAAATAGGGgggaaaaaagagagagagagagagccccGTTTAGCTTAAATACAAATTAGCATGTCTTAGAAATGGCATGAAACTGCAATAAAAGTGAGAATATAAAGATGATCTCACATGATTCAGAGCCTCTCCATTCAAACATAAATAAGAATATTAGACAAAATTAGATAACTGAACACTGAAATGGAGCAACCTTTTTATTTGTCTTGTCCAAGTCTATCATGGCTTGATCAATTTGAACTTGGAGAGTTGGATCCATACCAATTAAAGCTTCAGATATTTTCTCATTAACATTCTTGCCAGCACTACATACACCATTACCAAGATACATTCCCTTGTCTCCATCTCACAACTCAACAGCTTCATACCTGCATATAAAAGAAAATCATAAATTTACAAGACCCTTACTTCAGAATGTGGTAATTAGTAAGACACTACATATCTTTACCCATGTAAAGAAGATGGTGACTAATGAGTACAGATCAAAATGTACATGAATAGATGCAAAACAGTGTGGTATTTCTTAtattgaaaacataaataattcaGATGAACAAGGCATATAAAACAAGTCTCAAATTTCATTCCAAACATTCTGGTAAAGAGTTAGTGCAAGATACAAATGGTAAATGAAGATTCAGTTCAATACCGACATTTTAACAAAATCCTTAATCAACACCAGAAAAGATTCTCTAACGAGAGTTATCATTTCATGAATAATTTCAGCTTGCGGAATTTTTTTTGGCCAAGGGATTGCAGGCTTTCAGAAAATTTTCAAACGAATCACTCTCGGCGAATTTGAAAGGGAGTGACGCGTCGCAAATTAATTTCGCAATCATATTTCTAGTTCGTTTATAGGTGAGTGCAAACACATCAGCATCTGTACCTGTGCTTCCTTCTGATTCTGTTTCAGATTCATTGCCAATTTCGCTCCTATGCTTTTTGTTGAAATGATCTGTGAGCGTACCGAATTCCTTCTCGTCTGCCCTAAATGTGAAGAGAAACCTAGCTCCAGATATAAGAACTACATATGCATAACAGTAAGATCGACAATAATCCTTCATTTTTTAAGGAACATTCGCAATAGAGCACTAAAAAATCATACTTGAAAATGGTATAAAATGCAGAGAAAGAAACAAGAATGAGATGAAGAGAAGTAAAAATAAACCATTTAACGCCAAAATCGGCAGCACAAAATTGCGGCTTCTCATCGGCGACAGCGCCGAATCGCAGAGGTTTGGATTGGATAGCAGATTCTCGTCGAAGATGGAAGCTTTCTCACTGTAGATTTGGGGAATTCTCCGCGAGGGCTTTCGTTGGCATTTGGGGAAAAACGACGAAGACAAGGAACgtctgttcttttttttttgcttttccaATTTAtgaattaagaaaatttaactttttatttaaaatattcaaaattattaTAGACCATCTTGTGGAATTCTTTTCAATTTAACTTATGTAGTTTAAGGCTTAAACTTTAAGCAGCGCAAAAAATAGGTATAATTCATAGTAATTAGTAGATTGGGTAAGACAGTTTTGAA contains:
- the LOC130988629 gene encoding cytosolic enolase 3-like isoform X2, whose amino-acid sequence is MYLGNGVCSAGKNVNEKISEALIGMDPTLQVQIDQAMIDLDKTNKKGELGANAILAVSMAACRAGVAEKEVPLYKHIADLASKTSYHLLVPAFTLTGGGNHAGNNLAIQFEKALQIGAETYHHLKVELRLGECIMRLEKQLAEERVARLEIELKTC
- the LOC130988629 gene encoding cytosolic enolase 3-like isoform X1 — protein: MYLGNGVCSAGKNVNEKISEALIGMDPTLQVQIDQAMIDLDKTNKKGELGANAILAVSMAACRAGVAEKEVPLYKHIADLASKTSYHLLVPAFTLTGGGNHAGNNLAIQEIMILRVGAKKFEKALQIGAETYHHLKVELRLGECIMRLEKQLAEERVARLEIELKTC
- the LOC130988629 gene encoding cytosolic enolase 3-like isoform X3; the protein is MYLGNGVCSAGKNVNEKISEALIGMDPTLQVQIDQAMIDLDKTNKKGELGANAILAVSMAACRAGVAEKEVPLYKHIADLASKTSYHLLVPAFTLTGGGNHAGNNLAIQVELRLGECIMRLEKQLAEERVARLEIELKTC
- the LOC130988629 gene encoding cytosolic enolase 3-like isoform X4 yields the protein MAACRAGVAEKEVPLYKHIADLASKTSYHLLVPAFTLTGGGNHAGNNLAIQEIMILRVGAKKFEKALQIGAETYHHLKVELRLGECIMRLEKQLAEERVARLEIELKTC